The Tissierella sp. genome has a segment encoding these proteins:
- the nagZ gene encoding beta-N-acetylhexosaminidase has protein sequence MTYKKSVIILFILSCFLFVGCQEKSLDEDNNSSKDDIGHIENDHMVPIDDRIKSMSIEEKIGQLIVVGFDGSSINEEAIEFIEDLKVGGFILFSRNIIDENSVLGLLNNLKEANSNNDIPLLLSIDEEGGMVSRLPKSFVKLPDAMTVGNKNDEEISYGFGKMLGDRVKALGFNTNFAPVLDINSNPNNPVIGNRAFGTEVNQVVSSGIQVMKGIRESGVIPAVKHFPGHGDTNIDSHINLPIVRKDMDELKFFELLPFISAIEEDVEMIMVAHILYPEIDKDYPATMSFEVIQRTLRDELGYDGVIVSDDMTMGAIVKNYTLEDGVLQFIKSGGDIALICHGKDNPRKAVEKIADAVNSGELSEEDIDKKVYRILKLKDKFNLEDSVIDKLDLQEINHNTTKLIDEINR, from the coding sequence ATGACATATAAAAAAAGTGTTATTATTTTATTTATCTTGAGTTGTTTCTTATTTGTAGGGTGTCAAGAAAAATCTTTAGATGAGGATAATAATTCAAGTAAGGATGATATTGGACATATTGAAAATGACCACATGGTTCCAATAGATGATAGAATTAAATCAATGTCAATAGAAGAAAAAATAGGTCAGTTAATAGTGGTAGGATTTGACGGAAGTAGCATAAATGAAGAGGCAATTGAGTTTATTGAGGATCTAAAGGTTGGAGGATTTATATTATTTTCAAGAAATATAATAGATGAAAACTCGGTGTTAGGACTGTTAAACAATCTTAAAGAAGCTAATTCTAATAATGATATCCCATTATTATTATCTATAGATGAAGAAGGCGGGATGGTTAGTAGATTACCTAAGTCATTTGTAAAGCTACCAGATGCAATGACAGTAGGAAATAAAAATGATGAAGAAATTTCTTATGGTTTTGGCAAGATGTTAGGAGACAGAGTAAAAGCATTGGGATTCAATACGAATTTTGCACCTGTATTAGATATTAACTCTAACCCCAATAATCCTGTAATTGGAAACAGAGCTTTTGGAACTGAAGTTAATCAAGTTGTATCTAGTGGTATTCAGGTCATGAAGGGAATAAGAGAAAGTGGAGTAATCCCAGCAGTAAAACATTTTCCAGGACATGGAGATACAAATATTGACTCTCATATTAATTTACCTATAGTACGCAAAGATATGGATGAATTAAAATTCTTTGAACTATTGCCTTTTATATCAGCTATTGAAGAAGATGTAGAGATGATTATGGTAGCACATATATTATACCCTGAGATAGATAAGGACTACCCTGCCACTATGTCTTTTGAAGTAATACAAAGAACTTTAAGGGATGAATTAGGTTATGATGGTGTAATAGTATCTGATGATATGACCATGGGAGCTATAGTTAAAAATTATACTTTAGAGGATGGTGTACTACAGTTTATCAAGTCAGGTGGAGATATTGCTTTGATTTGCCACGGGAAAGATAATCCAAGAAAGGCTGTAGAAAAAATAGCTGATGCAGTAAATAGTGGAGAGTTAAGTGAAGAAGATATAGATAAGAAAGTCTATAGAATATTAAAGCTTAAAGATAAATTTAATTTGGAAGATAGCGTAATAGACAAACTAGATTTACAAGAAATAAATCATAATACTACTAAATTAATTGATGAGATTAATAGATAA
- a CDS encoding DUF1540 domain-containing protein: MHNEKITEGVKCVVNSCHYYKSGDLCSAGKIEIQPRDAKSSDQTDCGTFRPDSMS; encoded by the coding sequence ATGCATAACGAAAAGATTACTGAAGGAGTAAAATGTGTAGTAAACAGCTGTCATTATTACAAATCTGGGGATTTATGCTCAGCAGGAAAAATAGAAATACAACCAAGAGATGCCAAATCATCCGATCAAACTGATTGTGGCACATTTAGACCAGATAGTATGAGTTAA
- a CDS encoding PD-(D/E)XK nuclease family protein, whose product MSDRIVYLGPFNNKKKDDLINKALKSLKSKDGDKFYYLLPNGELLTDYRRKFINHVEKSFEINLFTFDNVVKDILRDEIYLTINDAMKDLIIKKVINKLKDEGKIIYYKDFISMEGFIETLSSIIGEIKRSLVYPKDYLNNCPSKINYKEIGLIYSGYENCLDELNLLDREAAYFKAIEKLKNNNNYFNNLDYIIIDEFYDFRPIEIDIIKELCKSNIDIYINIPFDMKSKLSTIKDTIETLSGLKFDIEYIEKDEMTDFELIGYNFFNEETISLEYNNNLTLINSPSIYIELKRIFEEIKRLHRDGRELNRMSIVLLNEEYKDILFEVAKEENTPISLQKEVPLIEIPLIKEFLNIIDTKVSNLSKTTVVNRIKSHYFNIVDNELKDKLEFILRKLNFSNLDELIGLFANENSLNISADSIEPISEVIDIILDEMKLIADSNSVLNYNSIFKARIEYYCLNDKIADRYSKDKDFNLFYRDKSALEKLHEIIDSMEQISMLMAEISIEDYYEALTRLIQDETVLDQDGNLNGVKIFNLINSRGFNHDIVFITGLSEQQYPVIQRNDFFINDDNCHELRKIGLDYKNYHERLNNEAIKFAALISSCIDRAYLSYSGDSTETSLPSMFLDEVLSMFNGENTEEKIQSIDIDIDYLLKDSIENITTIEELSNYLVLNHHNDMSNQSLGYFSLHNSIDGKRFEDINHKVFSEYKRHEETFNEYSGMISDELIIQDIKELLKDKVYSNTYLEAYGRCPYYFLLSNLLNVEEMERSFEEYSPMDVGNIYHDVLRHYYHAYKEDISKHVAGEKLFLVEDSLDYLMELVETYSRNHDLNSQNKHSQLIIENTYDRLREFIEKDIIRITNSSEKLVPHSFEVEFGGYNKFILDLDNGKIEIRGKIDRIDKILGEDKYTIMDYKSSSYGIYDVDSMEKGISLQLPIYILSQEDKKVVAGLYGIIANGDFEVKLGLLEETKMINSRNKGALDTEEWDKLMETTKANINRFVTGMFNGDFSVNPMECSPYCIYKDICRYEEQLEVE is encoded by the coding sequence ATGTCTGATAGAATTGTATATTTAGGACCTTTTAATAATAAGAAAAAAGATGATTTAATAAATAAAGCATTAAAAAGCTTGAAAAGCAAGGACGGTGATAAGTTTTACTACTTATTGCCAAATGGTGAGTTACTAACAGATTATAGAAGGAAATTCATAAACCATGTTGAAAAATCATTTGAGATTAATTTATTTACTTTTGATAATGTAGTCAAAGATATATTAAGAGATGAAATTTATTTAACTATAAATGATGCTATGAAGGATTTAATCATAAAAAAGGTAATTAATAAACTAAAAGATGAAGGGAAAATCATATATTATAAGGATTTTATTTCTATGGAAGGATTTATAGAGACTTTATCTAGTATAATAGGTGAGATAAAAAGGTCATTAGTTTATCCAAAGGACTATCTAAATAATTGTCCTAGTAAAATAAATTATAAAGAAATAGGACTTATATACTCTGGATATGAGAATTGTCTAGATGAGTTAAATTTATTAGATAGAGAAGCTGCTTATTTCAAAGCAATAGAAAAATTAAAGAATAACAACAATTATTTTAATAACTTAGATTATATAATTATTGATGAATTCTATGATTTTCGACCTATTGAAATTGATATAATAAAAGAATTATGCAAGTCTAATATAGATATATACATAAACATCCCCTTTGATATGAAGTCTAAGTTATCAACTATTAAAGATACAATAGAGACATTAAGTGGGCTAAAATTTGATATAGAATATATAGAGAAAGATGAGATGACAGACTTTGAGTTAATAGGCTATAACTTTTTTAACGAAGAAACAATATCCTTAGAATATAATAATAATTTAACTCTAATTAACTCCCCTTCAATCTATATTGAATTAAAAAGGATTTTTGAGGAGATAAAAAGACTTCATAGAGATGGAAGAGAATTAAATAGAATGTCTATAGTACTGTTAAATGAAGAATATAAAGATATACTCTTCGAAGTAGCTAAGGAAGAAAATACACCTATAAGTTTACAAAAGGAAGTTCCACTAATTGAAATTCCTTTAATCAAAGAATTTTTAAATATAATTGATACTAAGGTAAGTAATCTTAGTAAAACTACTGTAGTCAATAGAATTAAATCACATTATTTTAATATAGTGGATAATGAATTGAAAGATAAGTTAGAATTTATTTTAAGAAAGTTAAATTTCAGCAATCTTGATGAATTAATAGGGTTATTTGCCAATGAAAACAGTTTAAATATCTCTGCCGACAGTATAGAACCTATTAGTGAAGTAATAGATATAATTTTAGATGAAATGAAGTTGATTGCAGACAGCAACTCTGTACTGAATTATAATAGTATTTTTAAGGCGAGGATTGAGTACTATTGTTTAAATGATAAAATTGCAGATAGATATAGTAAGGATAAAGATTTCAACTTGTTTTATAGGGATAAATCAGCTTTGGAAAAATTACACGAAATAATTGATAGTATGGAGCAAATTTCTATGCTTATGGCAGAGATCTCAATTGAAGATTATTATGAAGCTTTAACTAGATTAATTCAAGATGAGACCGTTTTAGATCAAGATGGAAATCTAAATGGCGTAAAAATATTTAATTTAATAAACAGTAGAGGATTTAACCACGATATTGTATTTATTACTGGTTTGTCAGAACAGCAATATCCTGTAATACAAAGGAATGATTTTTTTATAAATGATGATAATTGCCATGAATTAAGAAAAATCGGATTGGATTATAAAAATTATCATGAAAGGTTAAATAACGAAGCAATAAAGTTTGCAGCATTAATATCTTCTTGTATAGATAGAGCATATTTATCATATAGTGGAGATTCAACTGAAACCAGTCTCCCATCTATGTTTTTAGATGAAGTACTAAGTATGTTTAATGGAGAAAATACAGAGGAAAAAATACAATCAATTGATATCGATATAGATTATTTACTTAAGGATTCTATAGAAAATATAACGACTATAGAAGAACTGTCTAATTATTTAGTTTTAAATCACCATAATGATATGTCAAATCAATCCTTGGGATATTTTTCTCTTCATAATTCCATTGATGGAAAGCGATTCGAAGATATTAATCATAAGGTCTTTAGTGAATATAAAAGGCATGAGGAAACATTCAATGAATATAGTGGAATGATTAGCGATGAATTAATTATTCAGGACATAAAAGAATTATTAAAAGACAAAGTATATTCAAATACTTATTTGGAAGCCTATGGTAGATGCCCATATTACTTTTTACTGAGTAATTTACTTAATGTAGAGGAAATGGAAAGAAGTTTTGAAGAATATAGCCCTATGGATGTAGGAAATATTTATCATGATGTTCTAAGACATTACTATCATGCATACAAAGAAGATATATCTAAGCATGTCGCGGGAGAAAAACTATTCTTGGTAGAAGATTCTTTGGATTATTTAATGGAACTTGTAGAAACATATTCTAGAAATCATGATTTGAACTCACAAAACAAGCATAGTCAACTAATCATTGAAAATACCTATGACAGATTAAGAGAATTCATAGAAAAGGATATAATAAGGATAACAAATTCTAGTGAAAAGCTAGTGCCCCATAGCTTTGAGGTAGAATTTGGCGGATATAATAAGTTTATTCTTGATTTAGACAATGGAAAGATAGAAATTAGAGGGAAGATAGATAGAATTGACAAGATTTTAGGAGAAGATAAATATACAATAATGGACTATAAGAGTAGTTCCTATGGAATTTATGATGTGGATAGTATGGAAAAGGGTATATCATTACAATTACCTATTTATATCTTGTCTCAAGAAGATAAAAAGGTAGTAGCAGGTCTATACGGAATAATAGCAAATGGAGATTTTGAGGTTAAATTAGGTTTGCTAGAAGAAACAAAAATGATAAATAGTAGAAACAAAGGAGCTTTAGATACTGAAGAATGGGACAAGCTAATGGAGACAACTAAGGCTAATATAAATAGATTCGTAACAGGAATGTTCAATGGAGATTTTTCAGTTAATCCTATGGAATGTTCTCCTTATTGCATCTACAAAGATATTTGTAGATATGAAGAACAATTGGAGGTGGAGTAA
- the glsA gene encoding glutaminase A, whose translation MKEILDKVVENNRYMIKKGKVADYIPALSKKDPNEIGICIMDTDGNVYKTGDYNTKFTIQSISKVLSLLLALKDNGEEYVFKKIDYEPTEEPFNTLFKLDLPNTLKPTNPMINSGAIVTTSLIKGKGEEKFNRLLEFIREVTENPNINYNEEVYLSEKGTGDKNKAMAYLMKSRGFLEGDVDEILDTYFKQCSIEVDTVDIAKIGLFIGNRCPLLKENSMVSNEKAASIVTAIMATCGMYNFSGEYAANVGIPSKSGVGGGILGTIPYKMGIGVYSPSLDQYGNSIAGFGIIRDLSKELNLSIF comes from the coding sequence ATGAAAGAAATATTAGATAAAGTCGTAGAAAACAATAGATATATGATAAAAAAAGGTAAGGTAGCAGATTATATACCAGCATTATCCAAGAAAGACCCAAATGAAATAGGAATTTGTATAATGGATACAGATGGGAATGTTTATAAAACTGGAGATTATAATACAAAATTTACTATACAGAGTATATCTAAAGTATTAAGCCTTCTATTAGCCTTAAAGGATAATGGTGAGGAGTATGTATTTAAAAAAATAGATTATGAACCTACAGAAGAGCCTTTTAATACATTATTCAAATTGGATTTACCAAATACTTTAAAACCTACTAACCCTATGATTAACTCTGGTGCAATTGTAACCACATCCTTGATTAAAGGAAAAGGGGAAGAAAAGTTTAATAGATTACTTGAATTCATTAGAGAAGTTACTGAGAATCCTAATATTAATTACAATGAAGAAGTTTATTTGTCTGAAAAAGGAACGGGAGATAAAAACAAAGCTATGGCATATCTAATGAAGTCCAGAGGGTTTCTTGAAGGAGATGTAGATGAAATCTTAGATACTTATTTCAAACAATGTTCCATAGAAGTAGATACTGTTGATATAGCTAAGATTGGATTATTTATAGGGAATAGATGCCCTCTACTTAAAGAAAATAGTATGGTGTCCAATGAAAAAGCAGCATCCATAGTAACTGCAATAATGGCTACATGTGGGATGTATAATTTTAGTGGTGAATATGCCGCAAATGTAGGCATACCATCAAAAAGTGGTGTAGGAGGAGGTATTTTAGGGACTATACCATATAAGATGGGGATTGGGGTATATAGCCCAAGCTTAGACCAATATGGAAATTCCATTGCAGGATTTGGCATTATTAGAGATTTATCTAAAGAATTAAACTTAAGTATATTTTAA
- a CDS encoding RluA family pseudouridine synthase, with protein sequence MKEILIDKNESDQRLDRFLKKYFGEAPKGFIFKMIRKKNIKVNEAKANPETTIYEGDTIQLYLSDETIEKFITKKGEIRSKIIPNIIYEDNNIILINKPVGILSHGASKEFEENIVDSMISYLIQKGDFVPRVEKTFTPSICNRLDRNTSGIIIGAKNYQSLKSINEAVKNGHIRRFYKTIVKGIIKKEFTAEGYLTKDEDRNRVEVYEDDFDGSKKVVTNIKPLRNNNEYSLLEIELITGRTHQIRGHLSSLGYPVIGDRKYGYREINNTFNENYGLDNQWLHGYKVEFNGLEGEFSYLNSKVFISEIAGKIAKIEEDLFK encoded by the coding sequence TTGAAAGAAATATTAATAGATAAAAATGAGAGCGACCAAAGATTGGATAGATTTCTAAAAAAATACTTTGGAGAAGCACCAAAAGGATTTATATTTAAGATGATTAGAAAAAAGAACATAAAGGTAAATGAAGCAAAAGCTAACCCAGAAACTACCATTTATGAAGGGGATACAATACAGCTTTATTTGTCTGATGAGACTATAGAGAAGTTTATTACAAAAAAGGGTGAGATTAGATCAAAGATTATACCCAATATTATTTATGAAGATAATAATATTATTTTGATAAATAAACCAGTAGGTATATTATCTCATGGTGCTTCCAAAGAATTTGAAGAAAACATAGTTGATAGTATGATTTCTTATTTAATTCAAAAAGGAGACTTTGTACCTAGGGTAGAAAAAACCTTTACACCTTCAATATGCAATAGACTAGATAGAAATACTTCAGGAATTATAATAGGTGCTAAAAATTATCAATCACTTAAAAGTATAAATGAGGCAGTAAAAAATGGACATATAAGAAGATTTTATAAGACCATAGTTAAGGGAATTATAAAGAAAGAATTTACTGCAGAAGGATATTTAACTAAAGATGAAGATAGGAACAGAGTTGAGGTATATGAAGATGATTTTGATGGATCAAAAAAAGTTGTTACAAATATAAAACCACTTAGAAATAATAATGAATATTCCTTACTTGAAATTGAACTGATCACTGGAAGAACACATCAGATAAGGGGGCATTTATCTTCATTAGGATATCCAGTCATTGGAGATAGGAAATATGGTTATAGAGAAATAAACAATACATTTAATGAGAATTATGGACTAGATAATCAATGGCTACACGGATATAAGGTTGAATTCAACGGATTAGAAGGTGAATTTTCTTATCTAAATAGTAAAGTTTTTATTAGTGAAATAGCAGGGAAAATTGCAAAGATAGAAGAAGATTTATTTAAATAA
- a CDS encoding TIGR01212 family radical SAM protein (This family includes YhcC from E. coli K-12, an uncharacterized radical SAM protein.) has protein sequence MNQITVYNTYSKYLEDRFGEKVYKLPISLPLTCPNRDGTIGSGGCIFCGEEGGSFENLPSSIKIKDQLKRNKEYIGKKYKAKKFIAYFQNFTNTYLPFEEFKFAIEEVLVEDIVGISISTRPDCINDRYLEYLSGIKENYNVDITIELGLQTVNYLTLSKINRGHTLAEYIDASLKIKRYGLRNCTHLILNFPWDSELDVIENAKVISALGIDEIKLHALYIVEGTQLAEIYKSGELRLISKEEYMERVIVFLEYLDPKIVIQRIIGRAPEENLLFVNWSESWWKIRDEIVSLMEARNTKQGVKFDYLNGKGIRNFE, from the coding sequence TTGAATCAAATTACTGTATATAATACCTACTCAAAGTATCTAGAAGATAGATTTGGAGAAAAGGTATATAAATTACCTATAAGTTTACCCCTCACATGTCCAAATAGAGATGGAACTATAGGTAGTGGAGGATGTATATTTTGTGGTGAAGAAGGAGGTTCTTTTGAAAACTTACCTTCATCAATAAAAATTAAAGATCAATTGAAAAGAAATAAAGAATATATAGGGAAAAAATATAAAGCAAAAAAGTTTATTGCTTACTTCCAGAATTTTACAAACACTTATCTTCCCTTTGAGGAGTTTAAATTCGCTATAGAAGAGGTTTTAGTAGAAGACATAGTTGGCATATCCATATCTACAAGGCCAGATTGTATAAATGATAGATATTTAGAATATTTATCTGGTATCAAAGAAAATTACAATGTGGATATAACCATAGAGCTAGGACTTCAAACGGTGAATTATCTGACCCTAAGCAAAATAAATAGGGGTCATACTCTAGCAGAATATATAGATGCAAGCTTGAAGATTAAAAGATATGGTTTGAGAAATTGCACCCATTTAATTCTCAATTTTCCTTGGGACAGTGAACTTGATGTTATTGAAAATGCAAAGGTAATATCTGCTTTAGGGATAGATGAGATAAAGCTTCATGCTTTATATATTGTTGAAGGAACTCAATTAGCTGAAATTTACAAATCTGGAGAATTGAGACTGATTTCTAAAGAGGAATATATGGAAAGAGTTATTGTTTTTTTAGAATATTTAGATCCAAAAATTGTTATACAAAGAATAATTGGGAGAGCTCCAGAGGAAAACTTACTATTTGTTAATTGGAGTGAATCTTGGTGGAAAATAAGGGATGAAATTGTTTCTTTAATGGAAGCAAGAAATACCAAACAAGGTGTAAAGTTTGATTACTTAAATGGAAAAGGAATAAGAAATTTCGAATAA
- a CDS encoding DUF6648 family protein, producing the protein MSVYSDKSSIFETFFKNRSSLIVQFKRGDISKKQYLEYNYDLVKRMNLKPFLRIDSYEMGMYNYQYYNVLAKYFTALAKDIKNTKKHNKYYNYYLNKGNNYYHEKDKAALNLLKYLEFKGIDAYYINVNSRSLNDKLYEIVLLDYKEAIFHSKAIWLLDILKEKGIFIEEKKDSLIDEYINETY; encoded by the coding sequence TTGAGTGTTTACAGTGATAAAAGTAGTATTTTTGAAACATTTTTTAAAAACAGATCTTCTTTAATAGTCCAATTCAAAAGAGGCGATATAAGTAAAAAACAGTATTTAGAGTATAACTATGATTTAGTAAAGAGAATGAACTTGAAACCTTTCTTAAGGATAGATAGCTATGAAATGGGTATGTACAATTACCAATATTATAATGTATTAGCAAAATATTTTACTGCTCTTGCAAAGGATATAAAAAATACTAAAAAACATAATAAGTATTATAATTATTATTTAAACAAGGGAAATAATTATTATCATGAAAAGGATAAAGCAGCTCTTAATTTACTCAAGTACTTAGAATTCAAAGGGATTGATGCCTATTACATTAATGTGAATTCAAGATCCCTAAATGATAAACTTTATGAGATTGTATTACTTGATTATAAGGAAGCAATATTTCATTCTAAGGCAATTTGGTTATTGGACATATTAAAAGAAAAAGGAATTTTTATTGAAGAAAAGAAAGATTCTTTAATAGATGAATATATTAATGAAACTTATTAA
- a CDS encoding pseudouridine synthase — translation MKERLDKILANMGYGSRKEVRRFIKDGRAKVNGSIIYDNELKVNPYEDEIFFNGEKVLYREFIYLMMNKPQGLVSSTDDPRTRTVLDLLSEEYLIYKPFPVGRLDKDTEGLLMISNDGKLAHELLSPKKGVDKKYYAKIDGYVEDKFIEAFKSGVILDDGYKTLPADLEIINANIISEIFLTIQEGKFHQVKRMFESIGMKVIFLKRVSMGPLILDESLNLGEYRELTEEEIILLKNR, via the coding sequence ATGAAAGAAAGACTAGATAAGATACTTGCAAACATGGGTTATGGAAGCAGAAAAGAAGTTAGAAGATTTATTAAAGATGGTAGAGCGAAAGTAAATGGCTCCATTATTTATGATAATGAGCTTAAAGTAAATCCATATGAAGATGAAATATTTTTTAATGGAGAAAAGGTTTTATATAGAGAATTTATCTATTTAATGATGAATAAGCCTCAAGGATTAGTTTCTTCAACAGATGATCCTAGAACTAGAACAGTATTAGATTTACTTTCAGAGGAATATCTAATATATAAACCATTTCCAGTTGGCAGATTAGATAAAGATACAGAGGGTTTGCTTATGATAAGTAATGATGGTAAATTAGCTCACGAACTATTATCTCCTAAAAAGGGAGTAGATAAAAAGTATTATGCTAAGATAGATGGATATGTGGAAGATAAATTCATTGAAGCTTTTAAATCAGGAGTCATATTAGATGATGGCTACAAGACTTTACCGGCGGATTTAGAGATTATAAATGCAAATATAATTTCAGAAATATTTTTAACTATACAAGAAGGTAAATTCCACCAAGTAAAGAGAATGTTTGAAAGTATTGGTATGAAAGTTATATTTTTAAAGAGAGTATCAATGGGACCCTTAATATTAGATGAGTCTTTAAATCTTGGAGAATATAGAGAATTAACAGAGGAAGAAATTATTTTATTAAAAAATAGATAA
- a CDS encoding nucleoside kinase, translating to MNRELKVYVEGVGEVLINHGDRLEDISKKVFDKDYKNYLGARINNEVFNLNKTIHEEANISFIDIRDVDGYRIYTKTISAVFIMACKAIFPDRVVRIEHFLGKGLYACFEKGFSFSFKEVEEIQEKMKEIIETDYSISREKLPKDKAMELFKKNNYDDKIRLHNTLEREEIHVYTIGDHIDTYHGYLAPSTGYIEEFELKYYYPGIIILFQSTTSNHQIPEFKELKKLSKVFKEVNDWGDILDLGYVGSLNEKIMDGSIAEVIRVSEALHEKKIAKIADKICEDEDLHLILIAGPSSSGKTTFSRRLAVQLKVNGKRPVTISVDDYFVDREKTPLNEDGTYDFESIDAIDLESLNEDLVKLIEGNEVELPKFNFTTGKREKSGKIIKVDKDHPIIVEGIHSLNPKMTYHIPEKNKYKIYISALTQLNIDAHNRIPTTDTRLIRRIVRDIKYRGNDALRTLEMWSGVRKGEERYIFPFQEEADILFDSALVYELAVLKKHISPLLKEIDNTSIYYGEAKKLLKFLNYFKEIEDESIIPPNSILREFVGKTYFDIH from the coding sequence ATGAATCGTGAGTTAAAGGTTTATGTAGAGGGCGTAGGGGAAGTACTGATCAATCATGGAGATAGACTTGAGGATATATCTAAAAAGGTATTTGACAAAGACTATAAAAACTATTTAGGTGCAAGAATTAATAATGAAGTATTTAATCTAAATAAAACTATTCATGAAGAAGCAAATATTAGTTTTATAGATATAAGAGATGTGGATGGTTATAGAATATATACTAAGACTATTTCTGCAGTCTTTATAATGGCTTGCAAAGCTATTTTCCCTGATAGGGTTGTTAGAATTGAACATTTCCTCGGCAAAGGTCTTTATGCATGTTTTGAGAAAGGTTTTTCTTTTAGTTTCAAAGAAGTAGAAGAAATCCAAGAGAAGATGAAGGAAATAATAGAAACTGATTACTCTATTAGTAGAGAAAAGTTACCAAAGGATAAAGCTATGGAACTTTTTAAAAAAAACAACTATGATGATAAGATTAGACTTCATAATACCCTAGAAAGAGAAGAAATACATGTATATACCATTGGTGACCATATAGATACATATCATGGTTATCTAGCTCCATCCACTGGTTATATAGAGGAGTTTGAGCTTAAATATTATTATCCAGGAATTATAATTTTATTTCAAAGTACGACATCTAATCATCAAATACCTGAGTTTAAAGAATTAAAGAAACTATCTAAAGTCTTTAAAGAGGTAAATGATTGGGGTGATATCTTAGATCTTGGATATGTAGGATCTCTAAATGAAAAAATTATGGATGGAAGTATTGCAGAAGTTATCAGGGTATCTGAAGCCCTTCATGAAAAGAAAATTGCCAAAATTGCAGATAAGATTTGTGAAGATGAAGATCTTCACCTAATTTTAATTGCTGGGCCTTCTTCTTCAGGAAAAACAACTTTCTCTAGAAGACTGGCAGTTCAATTAAAAGTAAATGGTAAAAGACCAGTGACTATTTCAGTGGATGATTATTTTGTCGATAGAGAAAAAACTCCTCTAAATGAAGATGGTACTTATGATTTTGAATCTATTGATGCTATTGATTTAGAAAGTTTAAATGAGGATTTAGTGAAGCTCATTGAAGGTAATGAGGTAGAATTACCTAAGTTCAACTTTACTACAGGAAAAAGAGAAAAATCAGGCAAAATAATAAAAGTTGATAAAGATCATCCAATTATTGTTGAGGGGATTCATAGTTTGAATCCTAAAATGACTTATCATATACCAGAAAAAAATAAGTACAAGATATATATTTCAGCTTTAACTCAACTTAATATAGATGCACATAATCGTATTCCGACTACAGATACAAGGTTGATAAGAAGGATTGTCAGAGATATTAAGTACAGGGGAAACGACGCTTTGCGAACCTTGGAGATGTGGTCAGGGGTTAGAAAGGGTGAGGAGAGATATATTTTCCCATTCCAAGAAGAGGCAGATATATTATTTGATTCCGCATTAGTATATGAATTAGCAGTGCTGAAAAAGCATATTTCACCACTTTTAAAGGAAATTGACAATACTAGTATTTATTATGGTGAAGCTAAAAAACTACTTAAATTCCTTAATTATTTTAAAGAAATCGAAGATGAGAGTATTATTCCTCCTAATTCAATACTACGAGAATTTGTTGGAAAGACTTATTTTGACATTCATTAA